The region ACGGCCAGTGTCGGCAGCCCGTATCGGGGCTCAGGTAGGGCGACCGGAGAGCCGCCAGGCATCGACGCCACGCTCCACCGGCAGGGCGGCTGCGCTAGCGGTTCGGGGGCGTCCGCTGCGTACCCAGGTCGATGCGGCCGGTGGCGCTGGTGGCATGGTGGGTCGGGAACGGGTGGCGAACGCGCCGACCAGGGCGGCGAGTTCCTCTACCGTCGGTACGCCACGGACTACCCGAAAGACCGGCTCCTGCGAAGACATATGACGAGAGTACGACGTTGCCAGTTGACGGACGCCTCACAATGCGCGTGCCGCGAGTGTGACCAAGCTCCGCGCCGGGTACCGTCCACGGGATGTCCGACGCGCTTCCTCAAATTGTTGCTGACCGTTACCGGCTCGTGAAGCCGCTCGGTCAGGGCGGCATGGGTCGTGTGTGGATGGCCCGTGACGAGGTGTTGCACCGCGACGTTGCCATCAAGGAACTGGTGCCGCCACCCGGACTAACCCCGGAAGAGCGTCGGGAGATGCGCGAGCGGTCTCTCCGCGAGGCGCGGGCCATCGCGCGACTCAACCACATCAACGTGGTCCGGGTTTTCGACGTACTTCGTACCGATGGCGATCCCTGGATCGTCATGGAGTACGTCCCGTCCCGCTCGTTGCAGGACGTTCTCGCCGACGATGGGCCGGTGGCACCGGCTCGCGCCGCCGAGATCGGCCTGGCCGTGCTCGGGGCGTTGAAGGCGGCACACAAGGCCGGCATGTTGCACCGGGATGTCAAGCCGGGCAACGTGTTGATCGGTGACGACGGCCGGGTGGTGTTGACCGACTTCGGGTTGGCGACCGTTCCCGGCGACCCGACCGTGACGCGTACCGGACTGGTGCTCGGGTCGCCCGCCTACATCGCCCCTGAACGGGCCAGGGACGGTACGACCGGCCCCGAGGCGGACCTGTGGTCGCTGGGCGCGACCCTGTACGCCGCAGTGGAGGGGCAATCGCCGTACGCCCGATCGTCGGCGATCGCGACGTTGACCGCGCTGGCGACGGAACCGCCACCACCCCCGAAGAACGCCGGACCGCTCAAGGCCGTACTCGCCGGCCTGCTCCGCAAGGATCCGACGCAGCGGATCAACGCCGAGGTGGCGGAGCGGCTGCTGCGCCGAGTCACCAGCAAGCGGTCGCGGGGGCCAATCTCACTGCTTGACGGCGTACGTCGGCCTGGGCCGAATGGTCCGCGCGAGGCGCGCCCGACGGTTGTTCCCGCACCCCGCCCCGCCGAGACTCCACCGGCACAGAAGCCGTCACCGCCGCCGGCCCAGAA is a window of Micromonospora polyrhachis DNA encoding:
- a CDS encoding serine/threonine-protein kinase — encoded protein: MSDALPQIVADRYRLVKPLGQGGMGRVWMARDEVLHRDVAIKELVPPPGLTPEERREMRERSLREARAIARLNHINVVRVFDVLRTDGDPWIVMEYVPSRSLQDVLADDGPVAPARAAEIGLAVLGALKAAHKAGMLHRDVKPGNVLIGDDGRVVLTDFGLATVPGDPTVTRTGLVLGSPAYIAPERARDGTTGPEADLWSLGATLYAAVEGQSPYARSSAIATLTALATEPPPPPKNAGPLKAVLAGLLRKDPTQRINAEVAERLLRRVTSKRSRGPISLLDGVRRPGPNGPREARPTVVPAPRPAETPPAQKPSPPPAQKSVQKSSPPAVPPPPAAKTTVLPSAIAQTPSTGSSPAGASSPADEETKHTPTAAPTARMPGPASGSAPVLGRAPSQAESDNKGPFLTGKRWVWVAGGVAALLLALFVIVPLANRDPDDNQEPGTGAGATSSAGSQSAAPQTSTPAQTPSATPSPTGLPEPVVPAGWFLHTDKTGFRMPLPNGWKEYKREPNGPGPEDQRVYFQDGKGRWLLIDQTTTPKGRALADWIKQEKTRSKSEQYIARKYSLVSIKEVDYHWENCADWEWTETDGGRRMHVRNRGFVTAKDKGYAIRWNAPAEQWDADLAIFNVIADGFRPVRDGRV
- a CDS encoding acyl-CoA carboxylase subunit epsilon; the protein is MSSQEPVFRVVRGVPTVEELAALVGAFATRSRPTMPPAPPAASTWVRSGRPRTASAAALPVERGVDAWRLSGRPT